A DNA window from Porphyromonas gingivalis ATCC 33277 contains the following coding sequences:
- the cysS gene encoding cysteine--tRNA ligase gives MEHPLEIYNTLHRKKERFEPIHEPHVGLYVCGPTVYGDAHLGHARPAITFDLLYRYLRHLGYQVRYVRNITDVGHLEHDADEGEDKIAKKARLEQLEPMEVVQYYLTRYRHAMEVLNVLPPSIEPMASGHIIEQIELVKQILKAGYAYESCGSVYFDVEKYNQDHRYGVLSGRNIEEMINNTRRLDGQDEKRNGVDFALWKAAQPEHIMRWPSPWGMGFPGWHCECTAMGRKYLGEEFDIHGGGMDLVFPHHECEIAQAVASQGHPIVRYWMHNNMITINGQKMGKSLGNFITLEEFFSGAHPSLNKAYSPMTIRFFILGAHYRGTVDFSNEALEAAEKGLERLLDAAALLDGLKTADTTSVEVGDLRKRCYDAMNDDLNSPMVIAALFDAARAINAVHNGQGTITPSDLEELRTTFRLFLFDLLGMCDERASSAGGSEAFGKAMDLLLSIRAEAKARKDWATSDKIRDELTALGFTIKDTKDGAEWKLN, from the coding sequence ATGGAACATCCCTTGGAAATTTATAATACGCTCCATCGCAAGAAAGAGCGCTTCGAGCCTATTCATGAACCTCATGTCGGACTCTATGTGTGTGGCCCTACGGTCTACGGAGATGCCCACTTGGGACATGCCCGTCCGGCCATCACATTCGATCTCCTATACCGCTATCTCCGGCATTTGGGCTATCAAGTGCGCTACGTACGCAACATTACCGATGTAGGCCATCTGGAGCACGATGCAGACGAAGGGGAAGACAAGATCGCCAAGAAGGCACGCCTCGAACAGCTTGAACCGATGGAAGTAGTGCAGTACTACCTCACGCGTTATCGCCATGCCATGGAAGTTCTCAATGTGTTGCCTCCGAGTATAGAACCGATGGCTTCGGGTCATATCATCGAACAGATCGAACTGGTCAAGCAAATACTGAAAGCGGGCTACGCCTATGAAAGTTGCGGATCGGTCTATTTCGATGTGGAAAAATACAATCAGGACCATCGCTACGGAGTATTGAGCGGTCGGAACATAGAAGAGATGATCAATAATACCCGCAGACTCGATGGGCAGGACGAAAAGCGAAACGGCGTAGACTTTGCCCTCTGGAAGGCTGCTCAGCCCGAGCATATCATGCGTTGGCCGAGTCCTTGGGGTATGGGATTCCCAGGGTGGCACTGCGAATGTACGGCCATGGGGCGCAAGTATCTCGGTGAAGAGTTCGATATACATGGTGGAGGAATGGACCTCGTATTTCCCCATCACGAATGTGAGATAGCACAGGCCGTTGCCTCACAGGGGCACCCTATCGTGCGCTATTGGATGCACAACAACATGATAACCATCAACGGGCAGAAAATGGGTAAAAGCTTGGGCAACTTCATCACACTCGAAGAGTTCTTCTCCGGAGCGCATCCGAGTCTTAACAAAGCTTATTCACCCATGACCATACGCTTCTTTATTCTCGGAGCCCACTATCGAGGCACTGTAGACTTCAGCAATGAAGCTCTGGAAGCGGCAGAGAAGGGTTTGGAGCGCTTGCTGGATGCAGCAGCCTTACTCGATGGATTGAAGACTGCCGACACGACCTCCGTAGAGGTTGGCGACCTGCGTAAGCGTTGCTACGATGCCATGAACGATGACCTGAACAGTCCAATGGTAATAGCAGCTCTTTTCGATGCAGCGCGCGCAATTAATGCTGTACACAATGGACAAGGTACCATTACTCCTTCCGACTTGGAGGAACTGCGTACCACATTCCGCCTCTTCCTGTTCGACCTGCTTGGTATGTGCGATGAAAGGGCGTCTTCAGCCGGTGGCAGCGAAGCCTTCGGCAAAGCGATGGATCTGCTCCTAAGTATCCGAGCCGAAGCCAAAGCTCGTAAGGATTGGGCGACAAGCGATAAGATCCGTGACGAACTCACGGCTCTGGGATTTACGATAAAAGACACGAAAGACGGTGCAGAGTGGAAATTGAATTGA
- the nhaA gene encoding Na+/H+ antiporter NhaA — translation MKQTFRFIKPIERITHLKPNATMMLFLASVLAVIMANSSLSTIYHEILEYPINLTIGGHEVFSHHGETMTLLQFVNDVLMVIFFLAVGLEIKQEILVGELSSFKKAMLPIVGAIGGMIVPVLFFLLVVHEGPGARGAAIPMSTDIAFALAALAVLGSRVPASLKVFLTALAVADDIGGIIVIALFYSSHINIGMLAIAFGILFIMYLMGRMHVSNLGLYFVCTFFVWLFFLQSGIHTTIAGVLAAFMIPARPGLHAKNLRAEMRSLFEAMPNDKIRQSGSSLILSHNQINVINSMRKIARKAISPMQLMEEYLSPIVGYFVLPLFAFANAGITLGGVTADALWGVPMAVFLGLFVGKPLGIYFFTYGFVKMRLCPWPEGMSRLNLMAVSLFGGIGFTVSLFIATLSYAGAEHLLFLNEAKLGIFVASIFAAVVGIVTLRYELNLENAKAQKS, via the coding sequence ATGAAACAGACTTTTCGCTTTATCAAACCAATTGAACGGATTACTCACCTGAAGCCGAATGCTACGATGATGTTGTTCTTGGCTTCGGTGTTGGCAGTCATCATGGCTAATAGTTCGTTGAGTACTATCTATCATGAAATTTTAGAGTACCCTATCAATCTTACGATCGGAGGTCATGAGGTCTTTTCTCATCATGGAGAGACCATGACCTTGCTCCAGTTTGTGAATGATGTGCTGATGGTCATTTTCTTCCTTGCTGTCGGTTTGGAGATCAAGCAGGAGATTTTGGTCGGCGAATTGTCTTCTTTCAAGAAAGCTATGCTCCCCATTGTAGGAGCCATAGGAGGGATGATCGTCCCTGTCCTTTTCTTCCTGCTGGTTGTTCATGAAGGCCCTGGTGCAAGAGGTGCTGCCATCCCTATGTCTACGGATATAGCTTTTGCCTTGGCGGCCTTGGCTGTTTTGGGAAGTCGGGTTCCGGCAAGCCTCAAGGTATTCCTGACGGCTTTGGCTGTTGCCGACGATATAGGTGGTATTATCGTTATTGCGCTCTTCTATAGTTCCCATATCAACATCGGGATGTTGGCCATTGCCTTCGGTATCCTATTCATCATGTATTTGATGGGGCGTATGCATGTGAGCAACTTAGGACTTTACTTCGTCTGTACTTTCTTTGTTTGGCTCTTTTTCCTACAGAGCGGTATCCATACCACAATAGCCGGTGTGCTGGCAGCTTTCATGATTCCGGCCCGTCCTGGACTACATGCCAAGAATCTTCGTGCCGAGATGCGTTCCCTTTTCGAGGCAATGCCCAATGACAAGATACGACAATCAGGTAGCTCTCTGATCTTGAGCCATAACCAAATCAACGTAATCAACTCCATGCGTAAGATTGCACGTAAGGCTATAAGTCCTATGCAGCTCATGGAAGAGTATCTCAGCCCGATAGTAGGCTACTTCGTCTTGCCTCTCTTTGCCTTTGCCAATGCTGGCATCACGCTCGGAGGAGTCACGGCAGATGCCTTGTGGGGCGTGCCGATGGCTGTATTCTTGGGCTTGTTTGTCGGCAAACCTTTGGGTATTTACTTTTTCACCTATGGTTTTGTCAAGATGAGGCTCTGCCCTTGGCCAGAAGGAATGAGCCGTCTCAACCTCATGGCAGTCTCCTTATTTGGAGGTATCGGTTTTACTGTTTCCCTCTTTATCGCTACCCTTTCTTACGCCGGAGCCGAGCATTTGCTCTTCCTCAACGAGGCCAAGCTCGGTATCTTCGTTGCTTCGATTTTCGCTGCTGTGGTCGGTATCGTTACATTGCGATATGAGCTGAATCTGGAAAACGCCAAGGCGCAAAAGAGTTGA
- a CDS encoding PGN_1808 family fimbria major subunit yields the protein MLTKLKTLLLGCSLACIGFSCSNHPVLTNADDVEQPLDSGYITLDLRSNLHLSRKGGTHDPLRSVRRITFLFFHETDSKLLLSRTVEPTSDLYFDLKIPKQNYRLAVLVNSGTSYAAIIPEILLPTTAIQATSQTLLESFAAYETGNITSESEHSVTMANDQGLIKLLSTQIVDKKSQLSEASRLSVNVEPCLARVLVVGKPTISGGEYTGDVSCYVIDVVPQRIYPLRHLAKLSSGTNEAYGDNSPLADRYASSWAEESIAAGVAYNNVYGYVKADMFDNPVAAAKMQEKKTDFNLNQAAIYTKESTVNPKNYFTAYVPRVVLRAKYVPHGIPGVKPDEGWIEFQGRKMSLEQFKKYVDNPVSAGMALADSIKKAKADNSLVYTGGFVSHGIQFYYKSQNYYAIPIRHFDDEKAPNKDSYGRFGLVRNNEYVLSVKSITGAGSPIVPPVSATETVEKEGYLPASIVVNQTTAHEQDVDL from the coding sequence ATGCTTACGAAACTAAAAACACTGCTACTTGGCTGCTCTTTGGCTTGTATTGGATTTTCTTGCTCCAATCATCCGGTATTGACGAATGCCGACGATGTTGAACAACCATTGGATTCGGGTTATATCACCCTTGATCTTAGATCCAACCTACACCTCTCCAGAAAGGGTGGTACACATGATCCACTTCGGTCTGTTCGTCGCATTACCTTCTTGTTCTTTCATGAGACTGATTCAAAACTGCTGCTAAGTCGAACCGTTGAACCGACAAGTGACCTCTACTTCGATCTCAAAATACCGAAACAGAACTATCGTCTGGCTGTGTTGGTCAATAGTGGAACTTCCTATGCAGCGATTATTCCGGAAATTCTATTACCTACAACAGCCATTCAAGCTACGAGTCAGACGCTTTTGGAGTCATTCGCTGCATATGAGACCGGTAATATTACATCCGAGTCGGAACATTCCGTTACCATGGCCAACGATCAGGGGTTGATCAAATTGCTGTCTACTCAGATCGTAGACAAAAAGAGCCAGCTTTCCGAGGCATCACGGTTGTCCGTAAACGTGGAACCGTGTCTGGCACGTGTATTGGTCGTAGGGAAACCGACAATATCGGGCGGAGAGTACACAGGCGATGTTTCTTGCTATGTCATTGATGTAGTACCACAAAGGATATACCCCTTGCGCCATTTGGCCAAACTCTCCAGTGGCACTAATGAAGCCTATGGAGACAATTCGCCTCTTGCTGACCGTTATGCCTCAAGTTGGGCAGAGGAATCGATAGCCGCCGGTGTAGCATACAACAACGTCTATGGGTATGTCAAGGCAGACATGTTTGACAATCCTGTGGCAGCAGCCAAAATGCAGGAGAAAAAGACGGACTTCAATCTGAACCAAGCAGCGATCTATACAAAAGAATCGACCGTAAATCCTAAAAACTACTTTACAGCTTATGTACCGAGAGTAGTCTTGCGTGCAAAATACGTTCCTCATGGCATCCCCGGCGTGAAGCCGGATGAAGGCTGGATCGAATTTCAGGGTAGAAAGATGAGTCTGGAGCAGTTCAAAAAATACGTAGACAATCCGGTTTCTGCCGGTATGGCTCTGGCCGACAGCATCAAGAAGGCGAAAGCTGACAATTCATTGGTCTATACAGGTGGGTTCGTCAGTCATGGAATACAGTTCTACTACAAATCGCAGAATTATTATGCCATCCCTATTCGCCATTTCGATGATGAAAAAGCTCCTAACAAAGATTCCTACGGGCGTTTCGGTCTCGTACGAAATAATGAGTATGTCCTCTCGGTAAAATCCATTACAGGAGCCGGTTCGCCGATTGTTCCGCCTGTTTCGGCCACCGAAACAGTCGAAAAGGAGGGTTATTTACCTGCTTCTATTGTAGTCAATCAGACAACAGCTCACGAGCAGGACGTGGATCTGTAG
- a CDS encoding 1-acyl-sn-glycerol-3-phosphate acyltransferase translates to MQEKQHIHIGEIIQRLSGRKLPQPLIRLLERLIHQDEINDILDRYGHLEGVDFMTALVGYFHVDIDWNGADRLPSDKRCLFVSNHPLGGLDGICLSHLIGSHYDSDVRYIVNDILFHLRPLRKIFVPVNTRGRQKRESIDRLQEALESDLPVISFPAGFCSRLIEGKVQDTPWKKSFVRQAYASKRDIVPLFFDGLNSTRFYRIERLRQLLGLKFNIGMALLPDEMFRSKGRHFRVFAGRPIPWQSLASAPRDTAEQALHIRSLVYDLSPSALKK, encoded by the coding sequence ATGCAAGAGAAGCAGCATATTCATATTGGAGAAATTATCCAACGGCTGAGTGGCAGGAAACTCCCACAGCCGCTTATCCGTTTGCTGGAGCGCCTGATACATCAGGACGAGATAAACGATATACTCGACCGGTACGGACATCTTGAGGGTGTGGACTTTATGACTGCTTTGGTCGGATATTTTCACGTCGATATAGATTGGAATGGAGCAGATAGACTGCCGTCCGACAAGCGGTGCCTTTTTGTCTCCAATCATCCGCTTGGCGGGTTGGACGGTATTTGTCTCAGCCACCTGATCGGTAGTCACTATGATTCGGACGTGCGCTATATCGTCAATGATATCCTCTTTCATCTACGCCCCCTCCGTAAGATTTTTGTTCCTGTCAATACCCGTGGCAGACAGAAGCGTGAGAGTATAGATCGGCTGCAGGAAGCTTTGGAGAGCGATTTGCCGGTCATCTCTTTCCCGGCCGGCTTTTGTTCCCGTCTGATCGAAGGTAAGGTCCAGGATACCCCGTGGAAGAAGAGCTTTGTCCGTCAGGCCTACGCCAGCAAACGGGATATAGTTCCACTTTTTTTCGATGGACTTAATTCGACGCGTTTCTACCGGATAGAGCGTCTCCGTCAGCTCCTTGGTCTTAAGTTCAATATCGGGATGGCTTTGCTGCCGGATGAAATGTTTCGGAGCAAGGGACGCCATTTTCGCGTATTCGCAGGCCGGCCTATTCCATGGCAATCTCTTGCGTCTGCCCCCCGAGATACGGCTGAGCAGGCACTTCATATCCGTTCACTGGTATATGACCTCAGCCCGTCGGCCTTAAAGAAATAA
- a CDS encoding alpha-L-fucosidase, which produces MNKTHFLRILLSLATVCFLSLSLVAQRHSEAFERWHRDKFSLFIHYGLYSELGGVWQGKPVKNGYSEQIYSFGIRDMKQYEPVAKRFRPDRWDADAIVALARKAGMKSIVFTSKHHDGFCMYGSAETPFNIVEATPSRRDVMKELSDACQRSGMKFGVYFSLIDWHFPEASPISDHNADRITPAHHQYNMRQVREILTGYGPVSELWFDMGSLTPKQSEELYCLVHELQPDCMVSGRLGNDRADFAVMGDNELPTEPIAIPWQTAASMFPETWGYRSWQERGSIRDKAREKFEDLVRVVCRGGNYLLNIGPEGNGSILPYESEVLRTMGEFLDMYGEGIYGTERSPFPELLPFGEVSVRDSMLYLFVRPDMAGKEIFIPVNGEFLEEVSNLTNASPLNMDIRKTGVRIRMPASMPESFLVLALAFNRNDFVLADRPQSYPLHTANSSRIYGHSCWDYYTGFKSITGMKWQAVSAPRAIIYTDMEAGKTLRLSVGKEEREITLEGGKSEEVSISHDGLSWGKPYVRQVGGVFGMIPDNILRGDSIPLPLPKGWEEMPVGQVEKKPWGEISSCLLVQDIVSDREQTVACHLTFGNGIYVTLNGKQITAELIRETGLAHELTVCLPLQKGKNRLAVKFMNRFGEELIRGVSWPKSYTRYLLPIEGFSLEKAGKKGISIELRPASVRYQGASASIPNIALL; this is translated from the coding sequence ATGAATAAGACCCATTTTCTCCGTATCCTGCTGTCACTGGCAACCGTTTGTTTCTTGTCTCTATCCCTCGTGGCTCAACGACATTCGGAAGCCTTCGAGCGTTGGCATCGTGACAAATTCAGCCTTTTCATTCATTACGGCCTCTACAGTGAGCTTGGAGGGGTTTGGCAAGGAAAACCCGTAAAGAACGGATATAGCGAACAGATCTACTCTTTCGGAATACGCGATATGAAGCAATACGAGCCGGTGGCCAAGCGGTTCCGCCCCGACAGATGGGATGCCGATGCCATAGTAGCCTTAGCTCGGAAAGCAGGGATGAAGAGTATCGTGTTTACTTCCAAGCATCACGATGGCTTCTGCATGTATGGCTCGGCTGAGACTCCATTCAATATCGTGGAGGCCACTCCTTCGCGTCGCGATGTGATGAAAGAATTGAGCGATGCTTGTCAGCGTTCGGGTATGAAGTTCGGCGTTTATTTCTCTCTTATCGATTGGCATTTCCCGGAAGCCAGTCCGATCAGCGATCACAATGCTGATCGGATTACTCCGGCACATCACCAATACAATATGCGTCAGGTCAGAGAGATCCTCACGGGCTACGGCCCTGTCAGCGAGTTGTGGTTCGATATGGGATCGCTTACGCCGAAGCAGAGTGAAGAGTTGTATTGTTTGGTGCATGAGCTACAGCCCGATTGTATGGTTAGCGGACGCTTAGGTAATGACCGAGCGGACTTTGCCGTCATGGGAGACAATGAACTTCCTACCGAACCGATTGCCATTCCTTGGCAGACGGCGGCATCTATGTTCCCGGAGACATGGGGCTATCGCTCATGGCAGGAGAGAGGCTCTATTCGGGACAAAGCTCGCGAGAAGTTCGAAGATTTGGTGCGAGTGGTGTGTCGTGGGGGTAATTATCTGCTGAACATCGGTCCTGAAGGCAATGGCTCCATATTGCCTTACGAATCCGAAGTGCTGCGAACTATGGGCGAATTTCTCGATATGTATGGAGAAGGTATTTACGGTACGGAACGCTCTCCTTTTCCTGAACTCTTGCCCTTTGGCGAAGTTTCGGTTCGCGATTCCATGCTCTATCTGTTTGTTCGTCCGGATATGGCCGGCAAGGAGATATTCATTCCGGTGAATGGAGAATTTTTGGAGGAGGTGAGCAATTTGACCAACGCTTCACCGCTCAATATGGACATTCGCAAGACGGGGGTTCGTATCCGAATGCCTGCAAGTATGCCTGAGTCTTTCCTTGTGCTGGCTCTGGCATTCAATAGAAACGATTTTGTGTTGGCAGACCGCCCACAGAGTTATCCCTTGCATACGGCCAATAGCTCCCGGATATACGGCCATAGCTGCTGGGACTACTATACGGGCTTCAAGAGTATAACGGGCATGAAATGGCAAGCGGTTTCTGCTCCGCGTGCTATTATATATACGGACATGGAAGCCGGCAAGACACTACGGCTTTCTGTCGGGAAGGAAGAACGAGAAATTACATTGGAAGGAGGCAAATCAGAGGAAGTGTCGATTTCGCACGACGGCTTGTCATGGGGCAAACCCTATGTTCGGCAAGTGGGTGGGGTATTCGGTATGATTCCAGACAATATCCTTCGAGGCGACTCCATCCCTCTACCCTTACCCAAAGGGTGGGAAGAAATGCCTGTAGGACAAGTGGAGAAAAAGCCTTGGGGAGAGATTAGCTCCTGTCTGCTGGTGCAGGATATTGTATCGGATAGAGAACAGACCGTGGCATGCCACCTCACTTTCGGCAATGGCATATATGTAACACTCAATGGGAAACAAATCACAGCCGAACTGATTCGGGAGACAGGCCTGGCTCATGAACTAACCGTTTGCTTGCCGTTGCAAAAAGGGAAAAATCGATTGGCTGTGAAGTTTATGAATAGATTCGGGGAAGAATTGATAAGAGGTGTCAGCTGGCCGAAGTCATATACACGCTACTTGCTGCCCATTGAAGGGTTCTCTTTAGAGAAAGCCGGAAAAAAGGGGATTTCCATCGAACTCCGTCCTGCATCCGTTCGGTATCAGGGTGCATCTGCTTCGATTCCGAATATAGCCCTCCTTTGA
- a CDS encoding patatin-like phospholipase family protein, producing MAYFFKNLVFEGGGVKGIAYIGALEVLQEEKIFPKIKRVAGTSAGAIMAVLIGLGYTPSEIKEIMWCLNFKNFMDDSWGIIQDTKRLIEKFGWYKGDFFRNWIGDLIKAKTGNSESTFADLAAMKGENKFLDISLIGTNLSTGFSEIFSAEHTPRVCIADAARISMSIPLFFAAKRNFRNDVYVDGGMLNNYPVKVFDRTKYVTKNFTRTGYYEPINKKLEKRPRKIADYVYNKETLGFRLDSKEKIAFFRDNAEPPHRDIDSFFDYTVSLFGTLLSAQDDVHLHSDDWQRTIYIDTLGVKTTDFAISDAQKKALLESGRSYTQSYLEWYNNSEEKVNK from the coding sequence ATGGCTTATTTCTTTAAAAATCTCGTCTTTGAAGGGGGTGGTGTGAAAGGCATTGCCTATATCGGGGCCCTCGAAGTGCTGCAGGAAGAAAAGATTTTCCCCAAGATCAAACGAGTAGCCGGCACATCGGCCGGTGCCATCATGGCTGTGCTCATCGGACTGGGTTATACACCGAGTGAGATCAAAGAGATAATGTGGTGCCTCAATTTCAAGAATTTCATGGACGATTCATGGGGTATCATTCAAGATACGAAACGGCTGATCGAGAAGTTCGGTTGGTACAAAGGCGATTTCTTCCGCAATTGGATTGGCGACCTGATCAAGGCCAAGACCGGCAACAGCGAATCGACCTTTGCGGATTTGGCTGCAATGAAAGGAGAAAACAAATTTCTCGACATTTCTCTCATCGGCACCAATCTTTCTACAGGATTCTCAGAGATCTTTTCGGCAGAACATACACCTCGCGTCTGTATAGCCGATGCTGCTCGTATCTCTATGTCCATTCCGCTGTTTTTCGCTGCTAAGCGCAACTTCCGAAACGATGTATATGTGGACGGCGGTATGCTGAACAACTATCCCGTCAAGGTGTTTGATCGTACCAAGTATGTAACCAAGAACTTTACACGAACGGGCTACTATGAACCTATCAATAAGAAGCTGGAGAAACGCCCCAGGAAGATTGCCGATTACGTATACAACAAAGAAACATTGGGCTTCCGACTCGACAGCAAAGAGAAGATAGCCTTCTTCAGGGACAACGCAGAACCTCCTCATCGAGATATCGACAGCTTCTTTGACTATACCGTGTCGCTATTCGGCACTCTGCTCTCTGCTCAAGACGATGTACACCTGCACAGTGACGACTGGCAACGCACCATTTACATCGATACGCTGGGAGTAAAGACTACGGATTTTGCCATCAGCGATGCCCAAAAGAAAGCTTTGCTGGAATCCGGCCGCTCATATACTCAGTCATATTTGGAGTGGTACAATAACAGCGAAGAAAAAGTCAACAAATAA
- a CDS encoding GNAT family N-acetyltransferase: MCLEPIIAPISPELLKQELTADRFLRTTNKAGNEIYVFTAEEAPHCMKEVGRLREEAFRHYGGGTGKAIDIDGFDIMPGSYKQLIVWDPQNKAILGGYRFIYGRDVAFDTDGKPLLATAEMFRFSDAFLHDYLPYTVELGRSFVSLQYQSTRMGTKAIFVLDNLWDGIGALTVVNPEALYFYGKVTMYKDYDRRARNLILYFLRKHFSDPEGLVKPIHPLPIEISAEDEALFSSSDFDTNYKTLNIEVRKLGINIPPLVSAYIALSPEMRVFGTAVNESFGEVEETGIFIAVGKILEEKKQRHIESFILSRNEKKGLDSSNGRS, encoded by the coding sequence ATGTGCCTCGAACCCATTATTGCTCCGATCTCACCCGAGTTGCTCAAACAGGAGCTGACTGCCGATCGTTTTCTGCGGACGACAAACAAAGCCGGCAATGAGATCTATGTTTTTACGGCCGAAGAAGCTCCGCATTGCATGAAAGAAGTAGGCCGACTGCGAGAAGAAGCCTTTCGGCATTATGGCGGAGGTACTGGCAAGGCGATCGATATAGACGGGTTCGACATCATGCCCGGGAGCTACAAACAGCTGATCGTATGGGATCCGCAAAACAAGGCTATACTCGGAGGCTACCGCTTTATCTATGGGCGGGACGTTGCTTTCGATACCGATGGCAAGCCTTTGCTGGCAACGGCAGAGATGTTTCGCTTCAGTGATGCTTTTTTGCACGATTATCTCCCCTACACAGTCGAATTGGGACGTTCGTTCGTGTCGCTCCAGTACCAATCGACACGGATGGGCACAAAGGCCATTTTTGTGCTGGACAATCTTTGGGACGGTATCGGAGCACTCACTGTAGTCAATCCTGAGGCACTCTATTTCTATGGCAAGGTGACCATGTACAAAGACTATGATCGGCGAGCTCGCAATCTGATCCTGTATTTTCTTCGCAAGCACTTCTCCGATCCGGAAGGCTTGGTCAAGCCTATTCATCCCCTACCGATAGAGATCAGTGCGGAGGATGAAGCCTTGTTCTCCTCATCCGACTTTGACACCAATTACAAGACTCTCAATATAGAAGTGCGCAAGCTGGGTATCAATATCCCTCCTCTCGTGAGTGCATATATAGCTTTGTCTCCGGAGATGCGTGTTTTCGGCACTGCAGTGAATGAGTCTTTCGGAGAGGTGGAGGAAACCGGCATATTCATTGCTGTGGGTAAGATCCTGGAAGAGAAAAAACAACGGCACATAGAGAGCTTCATCCTCAGCCGGAACGAAAAAAAAGGTCTCGACAGTAGCAA
- a CDS encoding glycosyltransferase — translation MDTPPTAFSIIIPVYNRPDEVRELLESLLIQTNSDFEVIIVEDGSSVCCDKEVDRVRELLRIQYVRVPNGGPAAARNIGAQMAVGEYLLILDSDVVLPSSYIAAVKKRIEQMQADAFGGPDAAAEGFSPIQKAINYAMTSFFTTGGIRGGRRVRLDKFYPRSFNLGCKLSIYRQLGGFSEEMRFGEDIDFSLRLFKAGYNVYLFPEAFVFHKRRIDFKKFFRQVYNSGIARIHLQRRHPGSMKPVHILPALFTLGSVILAVGQFFCPWSLLPLLLLALLFLLDAWHTNRSLRIAILAVPASFVQLWGYGSGFLVACWRCYVLGHQEFRAFDKTFYN, via the coding sequence ATGGATACACCTCCCACGGCCTTCTCTATTATTATCCCCGTTTATAATCGCCCCGACGAAGTGCGGGAGCTGCTGGAGAGCCTGCTTATTCAGACGAATAGCGACTTCGAAGTGATCATCGTAGAAGATGGTTCGTCTGTGTGCTGCGACAAAGAAGTGGATCGCGTCAGAGAACTTCTCCGAATACAGTATGTAAGAGTGCCTAATGGAGGACCGGCTGCTGCACGCAACATTGGTGCACAAATGGCTGTGGGCGAATATCTGTTGATATTGGACTCGGATGTAGTACTACCGAGCAGTTATATAGCCGCAGTAAAAAAAAGGATCGAACAGATGCAAGCAGATGCTTTCGGCGGCCCTGACGCAGCAGCAGAAGGATTCTCACCCATACAAAAAGCCATTAACTATGCGATGACCTCTTTCTTCACGACCGGAGGCATTCGCGGGGGTAGAAGAGTACGACTGGACAAGTTCTATCCTCGCAGTTTCAATTTGGGCTGCAAACTTTCGATCTATCGGCAACTCGGTGGGTTTTCGGAAGAGATGCGCTTCGGTGAAGATATTGATTTTAGTCTGCGTCTCTTTAAGGCCGGATACAACGTATACTTGTTTCCGGAAGCCTTTGTTTTCCATAAACGGCGAATCGATTTTAAGAAGTTCTTCCGTCAGGTGTACAACTCCGGTATTGCCCGTATTCATTTGCAAAGACGGCATCCCGGGAGTATGAAGCCCGTACACATACTGCCGGCCCTCTTTACGTTAGGCTCTGTAATACTGGCTGTCGGACAGTTCTTTTGTCCATGGTCATTGCTTCCTTTGTTACTTTTGGCACTGCTTTTCTTATTGGATGCGTGGCATACCAATCGCTCCCTACGCATAGCCATTCTTGCCGTACCGGCCTCTTTCGTGCAGCTATGGGGATACGGTAGCGGATTTCTGGTTGCTTGCTGGAGATGCTATGTATTGGGACACCAAGAGTTCAGAGCCTTCGACAAAACTTTTTACAACTAA